The window ATAACTTTTTCTACTTTAAAGTTATGATATTTATAGGAAGTAATTCAAGGTGTGATTTATGAATCATAAAGAAATGTGGGAACAAGTTAAAACAAAACTAATGGGTGAAACAATTGATCCAATTATTTTTAATACTTATATTAAAAATACTAATATTCATTCAATTACTAATAATAATGAATAGACTTCTTGCATTACTTATTTATTAAACAAAATTCCTATAAAATATATTTAAAATAGAAATTATAAGGAATTTAAGATTATGAAATTTGATAAATTTAATTTTATTAATGATAAAGAATTATTACGATTAACTGGAATAAAGCAAAGTACTTTTAATAAAATGTTAAATATTTTAAAAGAAGCTGAGTTAAAAAAGTTTAAAAGAGGTGGTAAAAATAATAAATTATCATTAGAAAATAGATTATTGATGACTTTATCATATTGACGAGAATATCGTACTTATTTTCATCTTGGTAAAAGTTTTGATATTAGTGAAGCTAGTTGTTATCGAAATATCAAGTGAATTGAAGATATTTTAATCAAACATCCTGATTTTCAACAACTTGCTGGTAAAAAAAGCATTAATAAATGATTATTTTAATGATAAAACAATAGACTTCTTGCATTACTTATTAAAATAATTTGTAATTATTTTAATAAGTAATGCAAGAAGTCTATTGTATCATTTTAGTTCGGAGTGGTTTTGCAAAAGAAATTTTAACAAAAAATTTAACTAATAAAATTCAAATTATTATTAATCAAGTTAGTAATCGCCAACTAAGTGTTAAATTTCTTGAACAATATGAAATTGAAAATATGCCTCATCAACAATATGATGAATGTGATGATAATTTAAAAAGTAATAAAAAAAAAATTTACCTTTACTAACTTTGTTAAAGGTGCTTGTAATCAAGATGCTTATCAAGCATCATTAGCTGTTATTAAAAATCTTGGTGTTAGTTGAAATCCATTATTTATTTATGGAAATTCGGGATTAGGTAAAACACATTTATTACACGCTGTGGAAAATGAAATTATTAAAAATAATCCTAATATTAAAATTCGATACTTATCTTCAGAAGAATTTGGTCGCATGTTTTTAGAAATATATAATCACGGTATTGATGCTATTGAAGATTTTAAAGATTCTTTTAATAATTATCAAGTATTATTAATTGATGATATTCAATTACTAGCAAAAAGAAACAAAACTAATGAAATCTTTTTTAATATTTTTAATCGTTTTATTGATGCTAATAAACAAATTATTTTAACTTCTGATAAATATCCTGATGAATTAGATGGTTTTGAACAAAGGATGGTGTCACGATTTCAAAGTGGATTAAGTGTTTGTTTAGATGCTCCTGATTTTGAAACGGCATTAAATATTTTAAACTTAAAAGTTAAAGAAGTTAATTATAATGCAACGGTTTTTGCCAAAGAAGTTTTAGAATTTATTGCCTTAAATTTTAATACTGATGTTCGTAAATTAGAAGGAGCTTTAAACCGAATGATTTTCTTTTCAGTAATGAACATTAGTGCTGAAAAAATAATTGAATTAGAAGATGTTAAAGAAGCTTTTAAAAGTTCAAATATTATTATTGATAAACGAGAAAAAATTACTATTAAAAAAATTAAGCAAATTATTGCGGAATACTATAATATTCCTGTTAAATTGCTTATTAGCAAAACTAGAGTTGCAAATATTACCATTGCCCGCCATTTAGCAATGTTTTTAGCAAGAACACTTATTGATATGAACCCTTTTCTCGGATTGGCATTGAATTTGGTGGTAAAGACCATTCAACGGTAATGAATGCATGTCAAAAAATTGAAATTTTAATTAAAAATAATAAAGAATTTGCTAAAGTAGTGCATTTGTTAATTAACAAATGTCAAGAATAAATTCTTTTAAAGGAAAAAAGTTATTAACAAAATTATCAACAAATTATCAACAGTAAAAATGTGTGATATTAGTAAGATAGTTAGTGGTATTTGAAAGTTATCCACATTGTCCACAGTATACTACTAATATTACAATAAATATAATATATAAGGAGTCACTCTAAATGATTATTACTATTTCTCGTACAAGATTATTAAATGAAATTAATAAAATTTCACGAATAATTTCGTATAAATCACCATTACCAGCATTAACAGGTTTATTATTTGAAGTTAAATCTGATAAACTAGTTTTAATTGGTTCTTCAGGAACACTATCAATGCA is drawn from Spiroplasma endosymbiont of Asaphidion curtum and contains these coding sequences:
- a CDS encoding transposase family protein, producing MKFDKFNFINDKELLRLTGIKQSTFNKMLNILKEAELKKFKRGGKNNKLSLENRLLMTLSYWREYRTYFHLGKSFDISEASCYRNIKWIEDILIKHPDFQQLAGKKSINKWLF
- a CDS encoding chromosomal replication initiator protein DnaA, whose product is MKKKFTFTNFVKGACNQDAYQASLAVIKNLGVSWNPLFIYGNSGLGKTHLLHAVENEIIKNNPNIKIRYLSSEEFGRMFLEIYNHGIDAIEDFKDSFNNYQVLLIDDIQLLAKRNKTNEIFFNIFNRFIDANKQIILTSDKYPDELDGFEQRMVSRFQSGLSVCLDAPDFETALNILNLKVKEVNYNATVFAKEVLEFIALNFNTDVRKLEGALNRMIFFSVMNISAEKIIELEDVKEAFKSSNIIIDKREKITIKKIKQIIAEYYNIPVKLLISKTRVANITIARHLAMFLARTLIDMNPFLGLALNLVVKTIQR